In Panacibacter ginsenosidivorans, the following proteins share a genomic window:
- a CDS encoding NAD-dependent succinate-semialdehyde dehydrogenase translates to MNIFKSIFPYTLETIAEYEVMSVAKVEACLAQSAIAFKYWRKTSFAERSKLMLRVADLLTEHRDEYATLITNEMGKVLREAKAEVEKCAACCRHYAAHAESFLKDIDQPSDASKSYVSFEPIGAVLAIMPWNFPFWQVFRFAAPYLMAGNVALLKHAPNVCGVALAIEKLFVEAGFAEGVFQTLIVDVDVVEKIIDHDIVQGITLTGSELAGSKVGALAGKAIKKSVLELGGSDVVIVLEDADMQKAAQVATLSRMQNAGQSCIAAKRFITVGSAKNTFTQAVQNEIAKLKQGNPFDESITTGPMARIDLAEKIEEQFKASLSKGAQLVTGGDRNNCNFTPALLVHVHEGMPAFDEEVFGPMASIIEAKDEAAAIRFANDHRYGLGAAIWSKDTDKAQSLAKQIEAGAVFINALVKSDPRYPFGGIKKSGYGRELSYFGIHEFMNIKTIYVG, encoded by the coding sequence ATGAACATATTTAAATCTATATTTCCATACACCCTCGAAACGATTGCTGAATACGAAGTGATGAGTGTAGCAAAAGTGGAAGCATGTTTAGCACAATCTGCGATCGCTTTCAAATACTGGCGCAAAACATCTTTTGCTGAAAGAAGCAAACTGATGCTGCGTGTTGCAGATCTATTAACAGAACATAGGGATGAATATGCAACACTCATCACCAATGAAATGGGTAAAGTACTGAGAGAAGCTAAAGCGGAAGTTGAAAAGTGTGCTGCATGTTGCAGGCACTATGCAGCACATGCAGAAAGTTTTTTAAAAGATATTGATCAGCCATCCGATGCTTCAAAAAGCTATGTAAGCTTTGAACCAATTGGAGCTGTACTTGCCATTATGCCCTGGAACTTCCCTTTCTGGCAGGTGTTCCGTTTTGCAGCGCCTTATTTAATGGCGGGAAATGTGGCATTATTAAAACATGCACCAAATGTTTGTGGTGTAGCACTGGCGATTGAAAAATTATTTGTGGAAGCAGGCTTTGCCGAAGGAGTTTTTCAAACATTGATTGTTGATGTAGATGTTGTTGAAAAAATTATTGATCACGACATTGTACAGGGCATAACGCTTACCGGCAGTGAATTAGCAGGTTCGAAGGTTGGCGCATTGGCTGGCAAAGCAATCAAGAAATCTGTTTTAGAATTGGGTGGCAGTGATGTAGTAATTGTATTGGAAGATGCAGACATGCAAAAAGCAGCGCAGGTTGCAACTTTGTCCCGTATGCAGAATGCAGGCCAGAGTTGCATTGCAGCCAAACGTTTTATAACAGTAGGTAGTGCTAAAAATACTTTTACACAAGCTGTACAAAATGAAATCGCCAAACTGAAGCAGGGCAATCCATTTGATGAAAGCATTACTACTGGCCCTATGGCAAGAATTGATCTTGCTGAAAAAATAGAAGAACAATTCAAGGCATCATTAAGCAAAGGTGCTCAATTAGTAACAGGTGGTGACCGCAATAATTGCAACTTCACTCCTGCCCTGCTGGTGCATGTGCATGAAGGCATGCCCGCATTTGATGAAGAAGTATTTGGTCCAATGGCAAGCATTATAGAAGCTAAGGATGAAGCAGCAGCAATTCGTTTTGCAAACGATCATCGTTATGGCTTAGGTGCTGCAATCTGGAGCAAAGACACAGACAAAGCACAATCACTCGCTAAACAAATTGAAGCAGGTGCTGTGTTTATTAATGCATTGGTAAAAAGTGATCCGCGCTATCCTTTTGGTGGCATCAAAAAATCAGGATATGGAAGAGAATTATCTTATTTCGGTATCCATGAGTTTATGAATATTAAAACGATTTATGTAGGCTAA
- a CDS encoding aspartate aminotransferase family protein: MESVAEMISKKDELYQRRKNLVPNALGIFNPSSVQYAHGSVMIDADGRELIDFAGGIGVLNAGHCPPTVVKAIQEQAERLIHSSFNVAVYEEYLELAEKLIEILPHGDATKVMLLNSGAEAVENVIKIAKQATKRPAVIAYGGGFHGRTMMAMSLTSKVAYKSGCGPFAPEVYRIDYPAYNKKRQQISEEVFAEQEIQKLKLFFKSNVRSEDVAAIIIELVQGEGGFYVAPKPYVQKLRKLCDELGIMLIFDEVQSGFGRTGKWAAYEHYNVTPDLSTWAKSMGSGVPIAAVIGKAHIMDAASPGTIGGTYAGNPICCAASLATIKYMEEININKLGEQVGNIVRKRFEHFQTTYPNIIGEVRGLGAMLAFDVIKDGDDTKPNAELTKKIMETCAERGLVIITAGVYGNVIRILSPLVIEEELLNKGLDILEQVISENV, translated from the coding sequence ATGGAAAGTGTTGCAGAAATGATCTCAAAAAAAGATGAACTCTATCAACGAAGAAAAAATTTGGTACCTAATGCCTTAGGCATCTTCAATCCATCTTCTGTGCAATATGCACATGGATCTGTTATGATCGATGCTGATGGAAGAGAGTTGATAGATTTTGCAGGTGGTATTGGTGTGTTAAATGCAGGCCATTGTCCGCCAACAGTTGTAAAAGCTATACAGGAGCAGGCTGAAAGGCTTATCCATAGCAGCTTTAACGTAGCTGTTTATGAAGAGTATCTGGAACTTGCTGAAAAGTTGATAGAGATATTACCGCATGGTGATGCTACAAAAGTAATGTTGCTAAACAGTGGTGCAGAAGCGGTAGAGAATGTAATTAAGATCGCGAAGCAGGCAACCAAACGTCCTGCTGTAATTGCCTATGGCGGCGGCTTTCATGGACGAACAATGATGGCCATGTCACTAACTTCCAAGGTTGCCTATAAAAGCGGTTGCGGCCCTTTTGCACCGGAAGTATATCGCATAGACTATCCGGCTTACAACAAAAAGAGACAACAAATTTCTGAAGAAGTATTTGCAGAACAGGAAATCCAAAAGCTGAAATTATTCTTCAAATCAAATGTGCGCAGCGAAGATGTTGCTGCTATCATTATTGAACTGGTGCAGGGTGAAGGTGGTTTCTATGTGGCACCTAAACCCTACGTTCAAAAACTAAGAAAACTTTGTGATGAACTTGGCATCATGCTCATATTCGACGAAGTACAGAGTGGTTTTGGTCGTACAGGAAAATGGGCGGCGTATGAACATTACAATGTAACGCCAGATCTTTCTACCTGGGCAAAAAGTATGGGTAGTGGTGTTCCTATTGCTGCGGTAATTGGCAAGGCGCATATCATGGATGCGGCAAGTCCGGGCACGATTGGTGGTACTTATGCAGGCAATCCAATTTGTTGCGCTGCATCATTGGCTACTATCAAATATATGGAAGAGATCAACATCAATAAACTTGGCGAGCAGGTTGGAAACATTGTGCGCAAAAGATTTGAGCATTTTCAAACTACATATCCAAACATCATCGGTGAAGTGCGTGGGCTTGGCGCTATGCTTGCATTTGACGTTATCAAAGATGGCGATGATACCAAACCAAATGCAGAGCTTACTAAAAAAATAATGGAAACATGCGCAGAGCGTGGCCTTGTAATTATTACTGCCGGTGTGTATGGAAATGTAATTCGCATTCTTAGCCCTTTGGTAATTGAAGAAGAACTATTGAATAAAGGATTGGATATTTTGGAACAGGTTATAAGTGAAAATGTTTAG
- a CDS encoding RagB/SusD family nutrient uptake outer membrane protein: MKGIKYILLFAMINITATSCKKILDITSPNEVGDNTIFTSVDGLRNARIGMYNTLQDRNYYGGYFPLFTECYTDNGTTGGYDVIDLNDIAARTVGTSNIYVEQSYNAIYNTIYTANKIINNIDAVPNLDPDEHDNTLAEALFVRALAEFDLLRTWGEHWDKNSQYGISIVTTNDAPQQPVARSTVEESYQQIIADLQQADGLFNNYQGNQYSSLSAAKALLARVYLYHGDMTEAADMATAVIDDANFGLLGPDDFTKIYTQKLTEESVFELVFDPQNISAYNAATYLRDDALRSDVIFIANADLNTFFESRPDDKRSQLVDFVNNDVSIEPDGRTQKYRGETTKENSAYIIRLAEMYLIRAEASGMEEGLADLNAVRTARGMEELSSSDFETEGDYITAILDERRAELNFEGQRLSDLARLGKVEEYLGEGVNPIMPIPARETSATNDVVVQNPGY, encoded by the coding sequence ATGAAAGGAATAAAATATATTTTACTGTTTGCGATGATCAATATCACTGCAACATCCTGTAAAAAAATTCTTGATATTACTTCTCCAAACGAAGTAGGTGATAACACGATCTTTACTTCTGTTGATGGATTACGCAATGCAAGAATTGGTATGTACAATACATTGCAGGACAGAAATTATTATGGTGGCTACTTTCCATTGTTTACAGAATGTTATACAGACAATGGTACAACAGGCGGTTATGATGTAATTGACCTGAATGATATTGCTGCAAGAACAGTAGGCACTTCAAATATTTATGTAGAGCAATCTTACAATGCTATTTACAACACCATATATACAGCGAATAAGATCATCAACAATATTGATGCTGTTCCAAATCTTGATCCGGATGAACATGATAATACATTAGCAGAAGCTTTGTTTGTAAGAGCATTGGCAGAATTTGATTTGTTAAGAACGTGGGGTGAACATTGGGATAAAAATTCTCAATATGGTATTAGCATCGTTACTACAAATGATGCGCCGCAGCAACCAGTTGCAAGAAGTACAGTAGAAGAATCGTATCAGCAGATCATTGCAGACCTGCAACAGGCAGATGGATTATTCAATAATTACCAGGGTAATCAATACAGTTCCTTGTCTGCTGCAAAAGCATTGCTGGCAAGGGTTTACCTGTATCATGGAGATATGACTGAAGCAGCAGATATGGCTACAGCCGTAATTGATGATGCAAATTTTGGTTTGCTTGGCCCCGATGATTTCACCAAAATATATACGCAGAAACTTACGGAGGAAAGTGTATTTGAATTAGTGTTTGATCCGCAAAACATCAGTGCATACAATGCAGCCACTTATTTAAGAGATGATGCATTACGCAGTGATGTGATCTTTATTGCCAATGCTGATCTTAATACATTTTTTGAAAGCAGGCCGGATGATAAACGTAGCCAGTTGGTTGATTTCGTAAACAACGATGTGAGTATTGAACCAGATGGGCGTACTCAAAAATATCGTGGAGAAACTACAAAAGAAAATTCTGCTTACATTATTCGTCTTGCCGAAATGTATTTAATAAGAGCAGAAGCATCAGGTATGGAAGAAGGCCTTGCAGATTTAAATGCAGTACGTACAGCAAGAGGAATGGAAGAATTATCCTCGTCGGATTTTGAAACAGAAGGCGATTATATAACTGCCATTCTTGATGAACGTCGCGCTGAATTAAATTTTGAAGGTCAGCGTTTATCAGATCTTGCACGTTTGGGCAAAGTAGAAGAATATTTAGGGGAAGGTGTAAATCCAATTATGCCAATACCTGCAAGAGAAACCAGTGCAACAAATGATGTGGTGGTTCAAAACCCGGGATATTAA